One segment of Cutaneotrichosporon cavernicola HIS019 DNA, chromosome: 4 DNA contains the following:
- a CDS encoding uncharacterized protein (Beta-lactamase class C and other penicillin binding proteins) produces the protein MGDNLTMGDNKAFTLFDMGLFSGKPQHEQFCRLHELGTVSTLKPSANPHIFPDGDKLTLPETYTGGDGKEHSVSELLKDTATGALLVLHDGKVAFEEYWLTSGPEVPWLSMSVAKSFTSTLVGIAHAEGHIKSLDEPISKYVKVQPGSAYDGVPIRTVLRMSSGARWNEDYSDPNSDIALFGRAASGEDGGCLDDFIASMVREVEPDTVCRYNSAETQVLGALVKGATGRSVTDYMQEKLYEPLGMRYPGYWLLDNRNVEHTYGGLNLTAQDFAKIGELFRLDGEWNGRQIVPKEWVKEATTVDGPLREPGQPIVGGHNLPLGYGYQWWVPPGDEGEFAGIGVYNQFVYVNPVRGVTIVKSSANPRYGISEQEEDNKDIENLALLQSLARLFPKKA, from the exons ATGGGCGACAATCTCACAATGGGCGACAACAAGGCATTCACTCTCTTCGACATGGGCCTGTTCAGCGGCAAGCCGCAGCACGAGCAGTTCTGCCGCTTGCACGAGCTGGGCACCGTCTCGACCCTCAAGCCCAGTGCCAACCCCCACATCTTCCCAGACGGCGACAAACTCACTTTGCCCGAGACGTAcaccggcggcgacgggaAGGAGCATTCTGTATCAGAGTTGCTGAAGGATACGGCGACTGGCGCCCTCCTTGTTCTGCACGACGGCAAGGTTGCGTTCGAAGAGTACTGGCTCACCAGCGGCCCGGAGGTGCCGTGGCTCTCCATGTCCGTTGCCAAGAGCttcacctccactctgGTCGGTATCGCCCACGCTGAGGGACACATCAAGTCCCTCGACGAGCCTATTAGCAAATACGTCAAGGTTCAGCCTGGGAGCGCATATGACGGCGTTCCCATCCGCACTGTTCTCCGCATGTCGTCGGGCGCTAGATGGAACGAGGACTACTCGGACCCCAACAGTGATATTGCGCTGTTTGGCCGTGCAGCCAGCGGAGAAGACGGCGGATGCCTCGATGACTTTATTGCGTCCAtggtgcgcgaggtcgagccaGACACTGTTTGCCGGTACAACTCGGCAGAAACGcaggtcctcggcgccctgG TCAAAGGCGCAACTGGCCGCAGCGTTACCGATTACATGCAGGAGAAGCTTTATGAGCCCCTCGGCATGCGGTACCCCGGTTATTGGCTGCTCGATAACCGTAACGTCGAGCACACGTATGGCGGGCTCAACTTGACCGCACAGGACTTTGCCAAGATTGGCGAACTGTTCCGCCTCGACGGAGAGTGGAACGGGCGCCAGATCGTGCCCAAGGAGTGGGTGAAGGAGGCAACGACTGTCGATGGTCCCCTGCGTGAGCCCGGACAGCCTATCGTCGGCGGACACAATCTCCCCCTCGGGTATGGGTACCAGTGGTGGGTGCCGCCTGGAGACGAAGGCGAATTCGCCGGCATCGGCGTCTACAACCAGTTTGTGTACGTCAACCCGGTGCGTGGGGTCACGATCGTCAAGAGCTCGGCCAACCCCCGGTACGGCATCAgcgagcaggaggaggacaacAAGGACATCGAGAACCTCGCCTTGCTCCAATCGCTGGCGCGCCTCTTCCCTAAGAAGGCGTAA